From bacterium:
TAACAGGAACACGCATGTGAGTTGCTGCATGTCGCAACTGATCAATTATTGAGGGCGCGATAAATTGGACTTCATCAACAAGGATGCAGTCATAGCGGTCAAATTGTTTGAGTGGAAGTTCTGTGGTGCTATCAACGAGCAGATCTGCTGTCTGTTCTAATCCGGCTCGCGACTTAATCTTCTTTTCACTAAATCGAGTATCCAGCAGTGGTTTGATAAGTAGGATATGTTTGCCCTGCTGCCGGTAGTTATGTGCAACAGCGAGAAGATTAAGTGTCTTTGCGCTACTAACGGTTCCATATCGAAAATAGAGCTTCGCCATCTACTGAGTCTCCCGTAGTACGTTTTTCGATGAGCATGGTTTGTAGTTTACTTTGAGGAGGAACTCAATGATTTTCTCTTTTTTCGGAAGGATTGAAAGCGGGCAGCGATTTTTTGCGCGGGACGACGCATTTCGCACGACCGTCGTATTGTCTGTTGCCCCTAAGCTGCTCCTAACTCTGGTGGGGCTCCTCACTCTGGTAGGGCTCCTCACTCTGGTAGGGAGAGTCCTTTTGGGGAAAATCGTGCGAAGCCAGATTTATCATCCGAGGGAAATCACATCTCTCATCTGTCGATAATTCTTTTCTCAAGTCATATCTCGTTGGAGCAATTCGATTTTTCTCAACAAGTTTTTCTAGAACTTCTTCAGCCTCCATCTTTGGAGAATACTGTGAGCGATCCCCGTTCGCGTATCGCTTTAATCCTCGACTATCAATAAATTTAAATTTTTCATCCCAGCGATAGACTTCCTCAAATCCTCCTCGGAGAGGTTGGCTTTCGGGTGGATAAGAACTTACGAAGACGAGATAGAGTCCTTCTTGGTCAGTTTCTACTGTGAAGAAGTTGCGATGCAAAAACCTCCCAACGAGCAGGGACTCCCCTGTCTGGGGGTGAGTGAGAGCGGCTTCAAATACTTGAGCAACCTCTCTTACCGGTCCTTCATCTGGCCAGCTTTCTTCCCTTTGAGCCTTTTCAATCACGTCTTTCTCCAGAACACTGTTATGAGATGCGTTGGAACACTATCGATTCCCTCCTTGGGTTGTCAAGCTATGGCCGTTTTCTGTAGCGAATATCAGATTGTTAAGTGATTGATTCCAGACTGATTCTCGTTCCCTGACCTCGACACACTGACTGGAAAGTGAAAAAAACCCCCCTGAATGGAAACTTTCAATTCCTCACTACGATACTCCGAGTGTGAAGGGAGTGTCGTAAGTCAAAATGGAAAACATTACTGAGTCAAATTGGTCTGAGCACTATCTGGAATTTGCCCAGATCGTCGTTAAGCAGTTGATGGTCAAGTTTAACGCAGCACCTCACTTTTATGATGACTATCTGAGTGCTGCATATTCTGGATTGGTTGAAGCTGCTTCGCGGTATGATACCGAGACAGGGGTTCCCTTTGAGAAGTATGCATATCTCCGTGTTCGGGGGGCAATTATTGATCAAATACGCCAAGACTCAGGGCAATCAAAGCGAGAGTATCGTGCATTACAGCTGATGCAGGCGGCGCATGTCCTATCTGATGACTTTTGGCACTCCAGAGGATGTCCAGCGGCCGATTCTCATGAAGGTCTGGCAGAGGTCTTAGAATTTGCGGCGCAGGGCGCGCTTATTTTTCGTCTGAACTATCTCGACTGCGAAGAAGAGATTACCAATAAGCAGGACGAGATTCCTTGTTCCGAGAAACAACTGCTTGAACGAGAAGTATCTCAGCACCTCTGCAAATTAATTGACCAGTTGCCCGATACTGAAAGAACACTCATTTATGCTTTTTACTTTGAAGGGCTTTCCCTTCAAGAGATTGCTCGAACTCGGCTCAATATCACTCGTTCCTGGGCCTCTCGGCTGCATACTCGGGCATTGCAACTCCTCAAGGAGCAAGTGTCGAATTCTCATGAAATGCAAAGCCTGCAAAACGATGAGGATTAAGTGTATGAGATGGCTATTCATATTTTCTTTTTTGATGCTATCAGGCTGTAAGGAGACTATCCTCCACGATCTTACTGAAGGGGAGGGGAATCGTCTGCTTACAAGGCTACATCAAGAGGGAATTACTGCTGAAAAGCATCTTCAGTCAGACGGAAGCTGGGCGTTGAGTGTTGCCAGAAAAGATGCAATTTCAGCACTGTCATCACTCTCCAATGCAAGAGTTTTTCGACGAATGGACACCACTCGCTCAGAGCTTGCAAGCGGAATGCTTCCAACCCGTGAGACGCAACGGTTTCAATACGAGAGGGCTCTCGCTAGTGATATTGAGTCGACCCTTATGGCGCTGAATGGTGTCCTTGAATCTCGTGTTCATCTCAATCTTCCCCCTACTGATCCTATTTTTGGGAGGACGACAGAGGAGGATTCTGGATTTTCTGGGAGTGTGTTGCTGATTACAGACCAAGGTTTTCAGGAGCGGCACGAGGACATTCAAGTATTAGTTGCAGCCGCTGCAGGACTAACTCCTGAAAATATTGCGGTCTTGATTTCTGGCACGGACTCTCGTGAACTCAGTGTTCCCTCAGCGAAGTCTCAAAATATTCCTATTTCTTTAGAATCTATCGATGAGACTTCGGAAAATGGAAAGGTTGTTGCAGAACCAATCGAGCTTTCTACTTCCTTTATTCCCGTTCAAGAATTCGGTGGCAGAAAGGACGAGTATCAGAAGCCTGTCCGTAATGAGAGACAGCCCTCTGAAGGCGAGCAGCCTTTGCT
This genomic window contains:
- a CDS encoding sigma-70 family RNA polymerase sigma factor, with the translated sequence MENITESNWSEHYLEFAQIVVKQLMVKFNAAPHFYDDYLSAAYSGLVEAASRYDTETGVPFEKYAYLRVRGAIIDQIRQDSGQSKREYRALQLMQAAHVLSDDFWHSRGCPAADSHEGLAEVLEFAAQGALIFRLNYLDCEEEITNKQDEIPCSEKQLLEREVSQHLCKLIDQLPDTERTLIYAFYFEGLSLQEIARTRLNITRSWASRLHTRALQLLKEQVSNSHEMQSLQNDED
- a CDS encoding thymidine kinase translates to MAKLYFRYGTVSSAKTLNLLAVAHNYRQQGKHILLIKPLLDTRFSEKKIKSRAGLEQTADLLVDSTTELPLKQFDRYDCILVDEVQFIAPSIIDQLRHAATHMRVPVICYGLRADFRTNAFPGSQRLFELADSIEEIKTTCAYCAKKAIMNLKHKDGIATLEGPSVDLGAEEKYFPACYGCYEHALGEGRALESSTVGLQVLSQKIANS